TTTTATTTTTCTCTCAATTAAATTTTGATTATACAAATAACTTGCTTTCAGTGTCTTTATATTCTGGTCTTGTAAAATACATTTAAATAAGTCAATTGTATTATTTGATAGTATTAATTGCTGAAGCTTATTTTGATAACAATCATTCAGAAAAACTGCGTTTATCCTTGTCCTACAGCGATTATGACAATGATAATATGGGTATTTTTTTGAACTTCCTTGTGCAATACTTCCAGTGAGTTTTCGATCGCAAACAGGACAAGTCAAAAAACCTCTAAGAAAAAACAGCTCTTTCAAATCATCTTTTTTAGAAGTAGTTTTTCTTTTTGTATTAATAACAGACTGAACTTGATAAAATAACGATTCAGATATTAAAGGTTCGTGCAAACCTTTTATCATTTGTTCTTCATTAGACTTAAGTTTGACTGATATAAGCCCACAATAAATTGGATTCCGTAAAATTCTAAAGAAGTGTGACCGTGAACATATCAATCCTTTTTCATTAGCCATTTTCATTATTTCGGAAATCTTATGATCGTTCTGGGCAGCTTGATGAAAAGACCACTTTATAATATCAGCTTCAGGCTCTTTAGGAACAATAGTTTTTTTACCATCCATTAATGTCAAATTAATAAATCCAATAGGTGCTTTATTAGGATATCTACCCATCAACTTCGCTCGACGAATACCATTTGCTGTATTTTGAGCCCTCCGAGTATTTTCCGCTTCCGGAACCGCTAAATATACAGCCAGCATAACGGTACTTTCCGGCACAGAGAAATCAATTGGTTGATCAATAGCCATTGCTGTCGTTTTATATTTTCGCAGCTTTCCAATCATTTCGTAAGCATATTCAACATTACGACTGAATCTGTCCCACTTTATAAATAGTATGTTTTTATCTTCTCCTGATGATTTCTTTTTAATTTCTGAAAACAATTCTTTCCACTCAGGTCGGTTGAAATTTTTGGCAGAATAGTCTTCACGATAGATTCCTTTGACTTCGATATTGTTATACTTACAATATTTCAATAATCTATCTTCCTGTTCTGGCAAGGAGTAACCTTTTCTCTTTTGTTCGTCTGTACTTACACGGACGTATAAATAGGCTGACTTCATATAATTAATGTATTTATTTGATTTACAAATTAATATTTTTAATCATATGAAATGATAAACAAAAAGCAGTTTACGCTATATCAATTAAAAAGGGAAATTCAGTAGAAACTTTCATAGCAGCAGCAGTAATTAATGACATTCTCACATCAATATGACACCTAGATATCAAAAGTATTTTTAAGGAACTGCAAAATTTTCATTACAATAAATACATATCTTCCTGTCATTAAGGATACCGCATCAAAAAGGAAATATTACAGCAATAATGATTTAATAGCATAAAATCTATTTTAATATTTCATACTTAATCCAAAGTAGATATTATTAGCAGAATCACAACACCTATTTTAACACACTCATAATCAAAGTCTATCAAAAATTTTCACCAAAGCAAATACAAGCCTTATCAACTTTTTACTCTCTCCTAGCATAATAATTCCAACCAAATTAAACTACAATTGACATGCCTTGTAATTCGTAGATGTTATATTGTTTGTTTTTAGTTACAAACAACCATTAAGTTTAAATAATAATATTAATGGTCTTCTAAAGCAAAGTTAAAATACCTTCCCGATTTACATAACTAAAAAAATGGTTAATAGATGCAGAAATTAACAAACACTTTACTTTTCATGGCTTCCGCAACACTTTTGCAACGCTGCAAATAGCAGCAGGAACATCAATATATATGGTTTCAAAATTGCTAGGTCATAAAGATATTAAGACCACTGAAATCTATGCAAAAATTGTTGACAGTTTGAAAAAGAAGCGTCTGAAAGAATAAAAATCAATCTGTTCAACATTGGTAAAAACATTATGGATGTTCATGAGAAACCATTTATAGAGTTAAATTAGCAGGTTTTAATATATATTAAGGGGGGGGGGGACATTTAAAGCCAAACTAAGCTATTAAAGGTTATACAAAAAAATATCAATTATAATAGTCATAAAATTCGAAAAAAGTTATGAATTATACGTTTGATGAGATTCCAAATATTCTTAAAAGGATAGAAAGTCGATTGGATAAAATTGAAGAAATTCTATTAGATCGTATTCAAAAAGAACTGCCTGAAAAAGAATTTATTAGTGCAAGAGAAGCATGCAAAATCCTCAAACTTTCGTTACCAACACTTTACTCAAAAGTTTGCTTGCGTGAACTTCCTTATTATAAAAAGGGAAATAGGCTTTATTTTTCTAAGACAGAACTATTAGAATGGATACAGGAAGGCAAAAAAAATCTTCCTATGAGAT
This region of Chryseobacterium culicis genomic DNA includes:
- a CDS encoding recombinase family protein, yielding MKSAYLYVRVSTDEQKRKGYSLPEQEDRLLKYCKYNNIEVKGIYREDYSAKNFNRPEWKELFSEIKKKSSGEDKNILFIKWDRFSRNVEYAYEMIGKLRKYKTTAMAIDQPIDFSVPESTVMLAVYLAVPEAENTRRAQNTANGIRRAKLMGRYPNKAPIGFINLTLMDGKKTIVPKEPEADIIKWSFHQAAQNDHKISEIMKMANEKGLICSRSHFFRILRNPIYCGLISVKLKSNEEQMIKGLHEPLISESLFYQVQSVINTKRKTTSKKDDLKELFFLRGFLTCPVCDRKLTGSIAQGSSKKYPYYHCHNRCRTRINAVFLNDCYQNKLQQLILSNNTIDLFKCILQDQNIKTLKASYLYNQNLIERKIKEKGQVLSQGRKLFLAGVLKIDDYNELKKENQVNIRHLKKEARDIFLKLKAIDKKNQIEDKELVEVFRKFSEFDISDKKSLVSLIPPVDIDYKTGDLSLDLNQAFLKILSKKSNRKTNKKNEFY
- a CDS encoding helix-turn-helix domain-containing protein, with amino-acid sequence MNYTFDEIPNILKRIESRLDKIEEILLDRIQKELPEKEFISAREACKILKLSLPTLYSKVCLRELPYYKKGNRLYFSKTELLEWIQEGKKNLPMR